The Nitrospiria bacterium genome includes a region encoding these proteins:
- a CDS encoding 6-bladed beta-propeller encodes MKKIFLENAQGFFLIGFSLLGIFLSACGAPVTKERVTLEWPFPPDPPRIAYEQSLSSIRDLEPAPSFFRRLGNLLFGKEEVPVLVRPFSLCAEGGKLYVGDTGLQVVHIFNLKTKEYKQVFRLKDPYRILSPVGVTVDSKGNLFVSDSEWNKIFVFNPEGKFLREFVEEGEVGRVAGIVYNPLNDFVYVSDTVDHRVVAYSLEGKKQFQFGHRGGQAGSFNFPTHLAVNKVSGEIYVTDSMNFRVQHFGPDGKFLSTFGSLGRTIGSFSKPKGVALDTQGLIYVVDGIYDTVQLFNAKGALLMNFGISGIKPGQFWLPAGIAIDEENRIFVADTFNFRVQIFKFLDSSG; translated from the coding sequence ATGAAAAAAATTTTCCTGGAAAATGCCCAAGGGTTTTTTTTAATAGGGTTTTCCCTTTTAGGGATCTTCCTTTCGGCTTGCGGGGCACCGGTAACAAAAGAAAGGGTCACGTTGGAATGGCCTTTTCCTCCGGACCCACCCAGGATTGCCTATGAACAAAGTCTTTCCTCCATTAGGGATTTGGAACCAGCCCCATCTTTTTTTAGGAGATTGGGAAATCTCCTTTTTGGAAAAGAAGAGGTTCCTGTTTTGGTCCGTCCTTTTTCACTCTGTGCAGAAGGAGGAAAACTTTATGTTGGGGATACAGGTCTACAGGTTGTTCATATTTTTAACTTGAAAACCAAGGAATATAAACAGGTATTTCGGTTGAAGGATCCCTACCGGATCCTTTCCCCTGTTGGCGTGACGGTTGATTCCAAGGGGAATCTGTTTGTTTCCGATTCTGAATGGAACAAAATCTTTGTTTTTAATCCGGAAGGAAAATTCCTTCGTGAATTTGTTGAGGAAGGGGAAGTAGGTCGTGTTGCAGGAATTGTCTATAATCCTTTGAACGATTTCGTTTATGTTTCCGATACCGTTGATCACCGTGTGGTGGCCTATTCCTTAGAAGGGAAAAAACAATTTCAATTTGGCCATCGCGGGGGGCAAGCGGGAAGTTTTAATTTTCCGACCCATTTAGCGGTCAATAAAGTCAGTGGGGAAATTTATGTAACCGATTCAATGAATTTCCGGGTTCAGCATTTTGGACCGGATGGAAAATTTTTATCAACTTTTGGTTCATTGGGTCGAACCATAGGCAGTTTTTCCAAACCCAAGGGAGTGGCTTTAGATACTCAGGGGCTAATTTATGTGGTTGATGGGATCTATGATACGGTTCAACTGTTTAATGCCAAGGGAGCCTTATTAATGAATTTTGGAATCAGTGGCATTAAGCCCGGGCAGTTTTGGCTCCCTGCGGGGATTGCCATTGATGAGGAAAATCGGATTTTTGTTGCGGATACGTTTAATTTCCGGGTGCAAATATTTAAATTTTTAGATTCCAGCGGATAG
- a CDS encoding cytochrome c3 family protein, which yields MKKIRRLGTFCFAPIFGLFLFISVVFFGAHSAITQAPPGLPTPPPPVLEDVVNTRHNLSATTPDQAKFESLYGSGSSRNIFTTETTEICVFCHTPHGSNAAGAAFKAPIWNRNLSTASYILYDQTWSKSFEGEVNPGAPTGYSRLCLSCHDGTIALGSVVNRPGSGGYNADPFNLTYPNANQVPPIPNTIPVGSGEKTGDTRRLGTDLRNDHPISFRFDTQLAVLDTELVDPGPNQQVPAKVSDATPISPMRRYDGATVGVYDSVQCTSCHNPHAVTYPKFLRANWFHNETNNPDPSRNHPGEPILCIYCHEKPGWIQSTHSVSQAVRNKYPLVNNDPNNPSSGYDYDGSHAVGEFACRNCHDPHTAEGAKRLHREGVDTFAGNDSVENTCYLCHSPNTASITPLLPAGDPTSPSFPRFIDNGQTVAPDIYSEFAKDTLEPSCITFPECGSAMNLRLDALNPSHSPFFLARPQEGVQLMSQGVSETPARNEETPGSTTPDLPHVECVDCHNPHQVISPAIDPPGRIKGMKGVGIDNDLTFGNPIVVGRGEIGTDIDGRSTDRDPYVYEVCFRCHGNSYTNIFGPNVINNSSEDRFPQGQVTTLVPKSTQEDGLGTVTLDPFVTSVRSDPRAPAPNNLSFSFKGFSNKFKEFNPRSDMVITDSSGTPRTISNNNTAYHPVVARGRNGTTQLANQLAGAFPTAADPTQRTINCTDCHNNDATSSSTLQMGPVTFSNLRPTDEPPPVFQDSSSDPVGPHGSRNIRILRARYNTDILDPARCFERGNPTLAQCSGSDGYNAGWFDNFLLCFQCHNRRAFDPNFGSRTDPNWSNFFGMPTNPDNHWNGNLHMYHLQYSGAMCHECHYNVHSNVEAQNTIYGDGLGNIANQGPPCNNNPGYPCLPPDSEDGIFDGVVDTHLINFGPQAEGTIDVKPKWAYVWDSSVSAYRFKCYLRCHNETMDTCAYQTMNPNEEADNDAFNPAFPGRGTQGTTWCAGGATVD from the coding sequence GTGAAAAAAATACGCAGATTAGGGACGTTCTGTTTCGCTCCAATTTTTGGTCTATTTCTTTTTATAAGCGTGGTTTTTTTCGGGGCCCATAGTGCGATTACACAAGCACCTCCAGGTTTACCTACCCCACCTCCCCCTGTTTTGGAAGATGTGGTAAACACCCGGCATAATCTTTCTGCTACCACCCCTGATCAGGCAAAATTTGAAAGCCTATATGGAAGCGGTTCATCGCGCAATATATTTACAACGGAAACCACCGAGATTTGTGTTTTTTGCCACACCCCCCACGGTTCCAATGCCGCAGGGGCGGCATTTAAAGCCCCCATATGGAATCGAAACCTTTCAACCGCATCGTATATTCTTTATGATCAAACTTGGAGCAAAAGTTTTGAAGGGGAAGTAAACCCTGGAGCCCCAACGGGTTATTCCCGGCTTTGCCTTTCCTGCCATGACGGCACCATTGCGCTCGGGTCAGTTGTTAATCGTCCGGGATCGGGAGGATATAATGCGGATCCCTTCAACTTGACCTACCCCAATGCCAATCAGGTTCCTCCCATTCCAAACACCATCCCGGTAGGTAGTGGAGAGAAAACAGGTGATACAAGGCGACTGGGGACCGATTTAAGAAATGACCATCCCATTTCCTTTCGGTTTGATACGCAACTGGCGGTTCTGGATACCGAGTTAGTGGATCCGGGGCCCAACCAACAGGTCCCCGCAAAGGTGAGTGATGCCACCCCCATTTCCCCAATGAGGCGTTATGATGGCGCGACGGTGGGGGTCTATGATTCTGTTCAATGCACTTCCTGTCATAATCCTCATGCGGTGACCTATCCAAAATTTCTGAGAGCCAACTGGTTTCATAATGAAACCAACAATCCCGATCCTTCACGAAACCACCCGGGTGAACCCATTCTCTGCATTTATTGCCATGAAAAGCCGGGTTGGATTCAAAGTACTCATTCGGTTAGTCAGGCCGTTCGAAACAAGTATCCTTTGGTTAACAATGATCCCAATAATCCCTCTTCGGGATACGACTATGATGGATCCCATGCCGTTGGGGAATTTGCCTGTAGAAACTGCCATGATCCCCATACCGCAGAAGGAGCCAAGCGCCTTCACCGGGAAGGGGTGGATACCTTTGCCGGAAATGATTCGGTAGAAAATACCTGTTACCTTTGTCATTCCCCCAATACTGCTTCTATTACCCCACTCCTCCCTGCAGGTGATCCCACCTCGCCTTCCTTTCCCCGATTTATTGACAATGGCCAGACCGTTGCACCCGACATCTATTCAGAGTTTGCAAAGGATACATTGGAACCCAGTTGCATCACCTTTCCCGAGTGTGGAAGCGCTATGAATCTTCGTTTGGATGCGTTAAATCCAAGCCATTCCCCCTTCTTCCTAGCAAGACCTCAGGAAGGAGTTCAACTCATGAGTCAAGGGGTGTCGGAGACGCCAGCGAGGAATGAAGAAACCCCGGGATCAACGACCCCGGACCTTCCCCACGTGGAATGTGTAGATTGCCATAATCCACATCAAGTCATTAGTCCCGCAATCGATCCGCCAGGGCGGATTAAGGGAATGAAGGGGGTGGGAATTGATAATGACCTCACATTTGGCAATCCAATTGTTGTAGGACGCGGGGAAATTGGAACAGACATTGATGGTCGTAGCACGGACCGCGACCCTTATGTGTATGAAGTCTGCTTCAGGTGTCATGGAAACAGCTATACCAATATTTTTGGCCCCAATGTGATCAACAACAGTAGTGAGGATCGCTTTCCTCAAGGGCAAGTTACAACTTTGGTTCCCAAAAGTACACAGGAAGATGGGCTTGGGACGGTTACCCTGGATCCCTTTGTGACTTCGGTACGGTCCGATCCCAGGGCCCCGGCCCCCAATAACCTCAGTTTCAGTTTTAAAGGTTTTAGCAACAAGTTTAAAGAGTTTAATCCTCGAAGTGATATGGTCATTACGGACAGTTCAGGTACCCCAAGAACCATTTCAAACAATAATACCGCATATCATCCGGTGGTAGCTCGTGGAAGAAACGGAACCACTCAGCTGGCAAACCAATTGGCTGGTGCATTTCCAACCGCGGCGGATCCCACACAACGGACCATTAATTGCACGGATTGCCACAATAACGATGCGACCTCCAGTTCCACACTTCAAATGGGCCCTGTGACCTTTAGCAATTTAAGGCCAACCGATGAGCCTCCTCCGGTATTTCAAGATTCAAGCTCCGACCCTGTGGGGCCTCATGGTTCTAGAAATATCCGGATTTTAAGGGCCAGATACAATACGGATATTTTGGATCCTGCCCGCTGTTTTGAAAGGGGAAATCCGACGCTGGCACAGTGTTCCGGAAGTGATGGATACAATGCGGGGTGGTTTGATAACTTCCTTTTGTGTTTTCAGTGCCACAACCGCAGGGCCTTTGATCCTAATTTTGGATCGCGGACCGATCCCAATTGGAGCAATTTCTTTGGAATGCCGACCAACCCCGATAATCATTGGAACGGAAATCTTCATATGTATCATCTTCAGTACAGCGGTGCCATGTGCCATGAATGTCATTACAATGTTCACAGCAATGTTGAAGCGCAAAATACGATTTATGGGGATGGGTTAGGGAATATCGCAAACCAAGGACCACCTTGCAATAACAATCCTGGTTATCCCTGCCTTCCGCCCGATTCAGAGGATGGAATATTTGATGGAGTTGTGGATACCCATCTGATTAACTTTGGGCCTCAGGCGGAAGGGACCATTGATGTGAAACCCAAATGGGCCTATGTTTGGGATAGCTCGGTGAGTGCCTACCGTTTTAAATGCTATCTTCGTTGCCACAATGAGACCATGGATACATGTGCTTACCAAACAATGAATCCTAACGAAGAGGCCGATAATGATGCTTTTAACCCCGCTTTTCCTGGAAGGGGAACTCAAGGAACCACCTGGTGTGCCGGTGGTGCGACAGTGGATTAA
- a CDS encoding formylglycine-generating enzyme family protein translates to MFKKILINRRLINLYGLVLFIVSLILPLYGMATTPPPGMVYVPPGSFIMGSTEKDGIIGVSVGVDEVPQFKVHLPGFFIDQYEVTTTKYKEFLDDTGREPPGDKHHPEVYPWKRDGGVPPELADHPVIYVSWFDADAYCRWEGKRLPTEQEWEKAARGTDGRIWPWGNTFDPAKANVREYWFQVYDREKDPGTVTKRDYSGTTPVGSFPEGVSPFGVYDMTGNVAEWTSSWYQAYPGSTLKRKAFGEVVRVFRGGSNVLEGNLYGRAAHRTTSTIPEKKHRSLGFRCAKDDE, encoded by the coding sequence GTGTTTAAAAAAATATTAATCAATCGACGATTAATAAACCTTTATGGGTTAGTGTTGTTTATAGTGAGTCTCATTCTCCCGTTATATGGAATGGCCACAACACCCCCTCCAGGAATGGTATATGTCCCTCCGGGGTCATTTATAATGGGAAGCACCGAAAAGGATGGAATCATTGGCGTTTCTGTGGGGGTGGATGAGGTTCCCCAATTCAAAGTTCATTTGCCAGGTTTTTTTATCGATCAGTATGAGGTCACAACCACAAAATACAAAGAATTTTTGGATGATACAGGAAGGGAACCTCCTGGAGACAAACATCATCCCGAAGTTTATCCATGGAAACGTGATGGGGGAGTTCCCCCCGAGCTTGCGGACCACCCGGTTATTTATGTTTCCTGGTTTGATGCGGACGCATATTGTCGGTGGGAAGGGAAACGGCTTCCCACAGAACAAGAATGGGAAAAAGCGGCGCGAGGGACGGATGGGCGAATATGGCCTTGGGGAAACACGTTTGATCCTGCGAAGGCAAATGTCAGGGAATATTGGTTTCAGGTATATGATCGTGAAAAAGACCCGGGGACAGTTACTAAAAGAGACTATTCAGGCACCACACCCGTGGGAAGTTTTCCAGAAGGGGTTAGCCCCTTTGGGGTATACGATATGACCGGAAATGTGGCGGAATGGACGTCTTCTTGGTACCAGGCCTATCCAGGGAGTACTTTAAAAAGGAAGGCCTTTGGAGAGGTGGTTCGGGTTTTTAGGGGAGGTTCTAATGTTCTTGAGGGAAACCTCTACGGGCGCGCAGCCCACAGAACCACTTCAACCATTCCGGAAAAGAAGCATCGCTCTTTAGGTTTTCGTTGCGCCAAGGATGATGAATAA
- a CDS encoding formylglycine-generating enzyme family protein, translating into MVLIPAGKFLMGSTKQDGGIGIDIGVDELPQHTVDLPAFYMDQFEVTNSEYGMFREATGHPASALLTQEDFTSVYPKPEDNHPVLDVNWNDADAFCRWAGKRLPTEAEWEKAARGTDGNFWPWGNEADPGKTNTRESRHFWTHPVGGKKGDVSPYGVYDMAGNAMEWTSSWYDAYPGSPLKRKAFGKSFKVLRGASWGTEFFPFSRVTHRFSVLPGLAQPDFGIRCAKNVE; encoded by the coding sequence ATGGTTTTAATTCCGGCCGGGAAGTTTCTCATGGGAAGTACAAAACAGGATGGGGGAATAGGGATTGATATTGGTGTGGATGAACTCCCACAACACACGGTTGATTTACCTGCTTTTTACATGGATCAATTTGAAGTGACCAACAGCGAATATGGAATGTTTAGAGAGGCTACGGGACATCCGGCTTCGGCCCTGCTGACGCAGGAAGATTTCACCAGTGTCTATCCTAAACCAGAGGATAATCACCCGGTTTTGGATGTCAATTGGAATGATGCCGACGCTTTTTGCCGTTGGGCGGGAAAAAGGCTTCCCACGGAGGCGGAATGGGAGAAAGCGGCACGAGGAACGGATGGGAATTTTTGGCCCTGGGGAAATGAAGCGGATCCAGGAAAAACAAATACCCGGGAGTCAAGACATTTCTGGACCCACCCTGTTGGGGGAAAAAAGGGGGATGTGAGCCCCTATGGGGTTTATGACATGGCGGGAAATGCGATGGAGTGGACCTCCTCCTGGTATGATGCCTATCCGGGAAGCCCGTTAAAAAGAAAGGCATTCGGAAAAAGTTTCAAGGTTTTGAGAGGTGCATCATGGGGAACTGAATTCTTTCCCTTTTCACGGGTAACCCACCGGTTTAGCGTTTTGCCCGGGCTTGCCCAACCTGATTTTGGAATTCGATGTGCGAAAAATGTGGAATAA
- a CDS encoding SUMF1/EgtB/PvdO family nonheme iron enzyme, translating to MVLIPEGYFWMGSTEKDGLIGIDVGVDEIPKQKIFLPSFYLDQFEVTNRAYKIFVDVTQRGNKIPGYWVKGSYPLGSGDEPVSDTDWFDAYAYCDWTGKRLPSEREWEKAARGNDGRIWPWGNQIQDGAANTANEGWEWKRPIGSYDLDTSPFGVYDMAGNVREWTSSWYEAYPGSRLKRNAFGKSFRVIKGGSYADSGAMTRLAHRIAVRATHDPDGDRTWHTDYANGFRCAKDIEEK from the coding sequence ATGGTTTTAATTCCAGAGGGTTATTTTTGGATGGGAAGTACCGAAAAGGATGGTCTCATCGGAATTGACGTTGGAGTGGATGAGATTCCCAAGCAAAAAATATTTTTACCCTCCTTTTATCTTGATCAATTTGAGGTAACCAATCGGGCCTATAAGATTTTTGTGGACGTTACCCAGAGAGGAAATAAAATCCCCGGTTATTGGGTAAAGGGATCTTACCCACTCGGAAGCGGGGATGAACCTGTATCCGATACGGATTGGTTTGATGCCTATGCCTATTGTGACTGGACGGGGAAGCGACTCCCCTCAGAGAGAGAGTGGGAAAAGGCTGCGAGGGGAAATGATGGGCGAATATGGCCTTGGGGCAATCAAATCCAAGATGGAGCAGCCAATACTGCAAATGAAGGATGGGAATGGAAACGGCCCATTGGGTCCTATGATTTGGATACGAGCCCATTTGGGGTTTATGATATGGCTGGCAATGTGAGGGAATGGACCTCCTCCTGGTATGAGGCTTATCCCGGCAGCCGCCTAAAACGTAATGCGTTTGGAAAAAGCTTTCGTGTTATCAAGGGAGGCTCCTATGCTGACAGTGGCGCCATGACCCGTTTGGCACATCGAATTGCGGTTCGGGCGACCCATGATCCCGATGGGGACCGAACCTGGCATACCGACTATGCAAATGGTTTCCGTTGTGCCAAGGATATTGAGGAGAAATAG
- a CDS encoding tetratricopeptide repeat protein → MKAQPEGEGRDKDDLFKPSLGRTNDGKILSAKVFLRSESCGNSGCHSEILNQWRSSAHHRSSFNNPFYKKTVEILEKQKGSNPVKFCGGCHDPVLLFSGKMEGKINSSTPEAQAGIVCLSCHAIQKISGVRGNAEYVIRLPQKYPFEDQEGPVPQFLNRLLIRVKPGPHRKEFLKPFHSKSQFCGLCHKVSIDVPVNGYRWKRGQNEYDAWQMSGISGHVAAPLGNQNKKGKSCSDCHMPEVESQDMGNKNGKIHHHAFATANTALPHVLEDLPQLNRVRDFLRNNQISIDLIAVRKKSEVSGLQEISDSTSNQDKVWVFPVDPYPLGFRCGEEIIFEVLVKNEGVGHSFPGGTIDAQEVWIEFQVNDERGNPIFHSGFLKEDGKVDPRAHFYGALLLNKKGEPILQRNIQDWIATAYKRVIPPGGSDVVFYKALIPEGCKSGISIKASLQYRKFRPSFTQFALKEEKGKNTQIDPFPVVTMGEFHIQIANDLNLEKTRDSGNDFQKTSDRLNDYGLALFLQGDFRRAEEVFRTLLMGDEMFFETRARLVRVLLADGAIEDAREEAERLVDLDPSSSKGLFLKALVEKEYGNYEEALALLNPLSLQFPNDREVLKQMGRIQFLIGSLEMAKSSFGKALEIDPEDPMVHLNLSLIFEALGDEKQARVKRNLYLKYKDAEEEETLAGVFRRSDLWINREAQKIHVHD, encoded by the coding sequence GTGAAAGCCCAACCAGAAGGAGAGGGGAGGGACAAAGATGACCTCTTTAAACCGTCCTTGGGGAGAACGAATGACGGAAAAATTTTATCAGCAAAGGTTTTTCTCCGTTCTGAGTCTTGCGGAAATTCGGGTTGTCATTCCGAGATTTTGAATCAGTGGCGTTCCTCTGCGCATCATCGTTCATCCTTTAACAATCCCTTTTATAAAAAGACGGTTGAAATTTTGGAAAAGCAGAAAGGCTCCAATCCTGTGAAATTTTGTGGTGGCTGCCATGATCCTGTTCTATTGTTTTCCGGGAAAATGGAGGGCAAGATAAATTCCAGCACCCCTGAAGCTCAAGCGGGAATTGTCTGCCTTTCCTGCCACGCCATACAAAAAATATCCGGGGTAAGGGGAAACGCCGAATATGTTATTCGATTGCCTCAAAAATATCCTTTTGAAGATCAAGAAGGGCCTGTACCCCAGTTTTTAAACCGCCTTTTAATTCGAGTGAAACCCGGCCCCCATCGAAAAGAATTTTTGAAGCCTTTTCACTCAAAATCCCAGTTTTGTGGTTTATGCCATAAGGTGAGTATTGATGTTCCGGTAAACGGGTATCGTTGGAAAAGGGGGCAAAATGAATATGACGCATGGCAGATGAGTGGAATTTCGGGGCATGTTGCCGCCCCCTTGGGAAATCAAAATAAAAAAGGGAAATCATGCAGCGATTGTCATATGCCGGAAGTTGAATCGCAAGATATGGGAAATAAAAACGGTAAAATTCATCATCACGCCTTTGCTACGGCAAATACCGCTTTGCCCCATGTGTTGGAGGATTTGCCTCAATTAAACCGGGTTAGGGATTTTCTAAGGAATAACCAGATTAGCATAGACCTGATTGCGGTACGTAAAAAAAGTGAAGTTTCTGGACTCCAAGAAATTTCTGACTCGACATCTAATCAGGATAAGGTTTGGGTTTTTCCGGTTGACCCCTATCCATTGGGGTTCCGGTGTGGAGAAGAGATAATATTTGAGGTTCTGGTGAAAAATGAAGGTGTGGGCCATTCATTTCCCGGCGGAACCATCGACGCACAGGAGGTGTGGATAGAGTTTCAGGTAAATGATGAACGGGGAAATCCAATTTTTCATAGCGGTTTCCTAAAGGAAGACGGAAAAGTTGATCCTAGGGCCCATTTTTACGGGGCATTGCTTTTGAACAAAAAAGGGGAACCCATTCTCCAAAGGAATATTCAGGACTGGATTGCAACTGCATATAAACGCGTAATCCCTCCTGGGGGTTCGGATGTTGTTTTTTATAAGGCTCTCATTCCAGAAGGTTGCAAAAGTGGGATTTCCATCAAGGCCAGTTTACAGTATCGAAAGTTTCGGCCCTCATTTACTCAATTTGCGTTAAAGGAAGAAAAAGGGAAAAATACCCAAATTGATCCTTTTCCAGTGGTCACAATGGGAGAGTTTCATATTCAAATAGCCAATGATTTGAACTTGGAAAAAACCCGTGATTCCGGAAATGACTTCCAAAAAACCTCGGACAGGTTAAATGACTATGGATTGGCACTTTTTCTCCAGGGAGATTTTCGCAGGGCCGAGGAAGTTTTTAGGACCTTATTGATGGGAGATGAAATGTTTTTTGAAACCCGGGCCAGACTCGTTCGGGTTTTATTAGCCGATGGGGCCATAGAGGATGCCCGGGAGGAAGCGGAACGTTTGGTTGATTTGGATCCGTCCTCTTCTAAAGGACTTTTTCTAAAAGCACTGGTTGAGAAAGAGTATGGAAACTATGAAGAGGCCTTAGCCCTTTTAAACCCTCTATCCCTCCAATTTCCCAATGACCGGGAGGTATTAAAACAAATGGGGAGAATCCAATTTTTAATCGGAAGTTTGGAAATGGCAAAATCCTCTTTTGGAAAGGCACTGGAGATTGATCCGGAGGATCCCATGGTTCATTTGAATTTAAGTTTAATTTTTGAAGCGCTGGGGGATGAAAAACAAGCCAGGGTCAAAAGGAATCTTTATTTAAAATACAAGGACGCTGAGGAAGAGGAGACATTGGCAGGCGTATTTAGACGAAGCGATTTATGGATCAATCGTGAGGCTCAAAAAATTCATGTTCATGATTAA
- a CDS encoding CRTAC1 family protein, which yields MDLKKKSVKNNMNNLKSEIMFTDVTQKAGIKFIHENGGTGQYFYPETFGSGVCVIDYNADSAPDLVLINGNRDFSSLKKQKELKPIPNSIVLYHNNGNGTFSDRTQQAQIISELYGMGCSVGDYDNNGFQDLLVTGYEGFTLYHNQGKGSFEDVTQKAFQGKSQKGWATGSLWFDYDRDGDLDLFVGHYVQWSPKTDLWCTIDGKEKSFCGPEPYSGETNRLYQNRGDGTFQDVTKPSGLLNTKGKTLGVSMLDMDEDGWMDLVIANDMVPNFLYRNKQDGTFVEAALKKGLFVNERGLAKAGMGIDVADFENDGGPGILIGNFAHEQLSLFVRREKGVFVDESRNRGLAIPSHFFLTFGLFFFDFNLDGLLDIFTANGHVDRHASLISKGSTYQQRPLLFRQNKEKKFDEVGLDHGKALTRPVLGRGAVYLDYDEDGDLDIFLTENGGRPILYRNEGGNQNHWLRIGLVGTESNRDGIGALVKVKVGDQVLQAMVKTGSSYLSQSELPLTFGLGELKQAEWIEVQWPLGKVEKHDNIKSDQFIVFKEGKNIIKQIP from the coding sequence TTGGATTTAAAGAAAAAATCGGTTAAAAATAATATGAATAATTTAAAATCTGAAATAATGTTTACAGATGTAACCCAAAAAGCGGGAATTAAGTTTATCCATGAAAACGGGGGAACGGGTCAGTACTTTTATCCTGAAACCTTTGGTTCCGGTGTTTGTGTCATAGATTATAATGCCGATTCGGCCCCCGATCTGGTTTTGATCAATGGCAATCGCGATTTTTCATCCTTAAAAAAACAGAAGGAATTGAAGCCCATTCCAAATAGTATCGTTCTATACCATAACAATGGAAACGGAACCTTTTCTGACAGGACCCAACAAGCACAAATAATTTCTGAACTATACGGAATGGGGTGTTCTGTGGGAGATTACGATAATAACGGTTTTCAGGATTTATTGGTTACCGGATATGAGGGTTTTACGCTTTACCATAATCAGGGAAAGGGTTCCTTTGAGGATGTGACCCAAAAGGCTTTTCAGGGAAAAAGCCAAAAAGGTTGGGCTACCGGTAGCCTCTGGTTTGATTATGATCGGGACGGGGATTTGGACCTCTTCGTCGGCCATTATGTTCAATGGTCCCCAAAAACCGATCTTTGGTGTACCATCGATGGAAAGGAGAAATCTTTCTGCGGGCCTGAACCCTATTCGGGAGAGACCAACCGGCTCTATCAAAACCGAGGTGATGGAACCTTTCAGGATGTGACCAAGCCATCAGGTCTATTGAACACAAAGGGAAAAACCTTGGGGGTCTCCATGCTGGATATGGATGAAGACGGGTGGATGGATTTGGTGATCGCCAATGATATGGTTCCAAATTTCCTTTATCGAAATAAGCAGGATGGAACATTCGTTGAAGCCGCTTTGAAAAAAGGCCTTTTCGTCAACGAGAGGGGTTTGGCAAAAGCGGGTATGGGAATTGATGTTGCGGACTTTGAGAACGATGGTGGGCCGGGAATCTTAATTGGAAACTTTGCCCACGAACAACTCTCTCTCTTTGTCAGGCGGGAAAAGGGAGTTTTTGTCGATGAAAGTCGAAACCGAGGCCTTGCCATTCCGAGTCATTTCTTTTTAACCTTTGGTCTTTTCTTTTTTGATTTTAATTTGGATGGGTTATTGGATATTTTTACCGCCAATGGACATGTGGACCGCCATGCTTCCCTAATATCCAAAGGATCAACCTATCAGCAAAGGCCTCTTCTCTTTCGCCAGAACAAAGAGAAAAAATTTGATGAGGTGGGTTTAGATCATGGGAAGGCATTGACCCGTCCTGTTTTGGGTCGAGGGGCCGTTTATTTGGATTATGATGAAGATGGAGATTTGGATATTTTTTTAACGGAGAATGGGGGAAGGCCCATTTTGTACCGAAATGAAGGAGGAAATCAAAACCATTGGTTAAGGATTGGGTTGGTTGGAACGGAAAGTAACCGGGATGGTATTGGGGCCTTGGTAAAAGTAAAAGTGGGTGATCAGGTTCTTCAAGCCATGGTCAAAACGGGATCCAGCTATCTGTCTCAAAGTGAACTCCCTTTAACATTCGGGCTAGGAGAATTAAAACAGGCGGAATGGATAGAGGTCCAATGGCCTTTGGGAAAAGTTGAGAAGCACGACAATATTAAAAGTGATCAATTTATTGTTTTTAAAGAAGGGAAGAACATAATAAAACAGATCCCATGA